The following are from one region of the Ochotona princeps isolate mOchPri1 chromosome 4, mOchPri1.hap1, whole genome shotgun sequence genome:
- the C4H11orf42 gene encoding uncharacterized protein C11orf42 homolog, with translation MLVGTPHLLTLDEADATWTLIKDKVIEERFGSNVVAVPFLSDAACYDLLGVLVKQSRPAHTRLALPGRQGRRALKPVGPLPSLLEQAGSEGAFAHCTREYSPNGRAEIAYEETRLLDGQPCRIRLHMGGLRKKVAFLLLPPGQVSLQQTLPWLRSTHSIYVIYQVFSCSWLQLGLLPTAREPQLLQLQRSLPVAFSCLKFSLQPKGVLGPQKSLTKDPLPHGVNWVRPNLSIMTTLVPTSAPADIPEAADVPPPTPAPPTPPPQEGPEGRPSRFSYKGRNPFRRGPQMLSENWLFSPRSPPPGAQGGGPGDPDRHSMSLPLLQGLSSEFDSDD, from the exons GTCATTGAAGAGCGCTTTGGGTCCAATGTAGTGGCGGTACCGTTCCTGTCAGATGCAGCCTGCTATGACCTACTGGGTGTGCTAGTGAAACAGTCCCGCCCAGCCCACACCCGCCTGGCTTTGCCAGGTCGGCAGGGTCGGAGGGCATTGAAACCAGTGGGGCCTCTACCAAGCctcctggagcaggcaggatcTGAGGGTGCCTTTGCCCACTGCACTCGGGAATACTCACCAAACGGCCGGGCAGAGATTGCCTACGAAGAGACGCGACTGTTGGATGGGCAGCCCTGCCGGATCCGCCTACATATGGGTGGCCTACGCAAGAAGGTTgccttcctgctgctgccgcCAGGGCAGGTGAGCTTACAACAGACTCTTCCCTGGCTCCGGAGCACACACAGCATTTATGTTATCTACCAGGTCTTCTCCTGCTCCTGGCTACAGCTGGGACTGTTGCCCACAGCCcgtgagccccagctgctccagttacaGCGGTCACTACCTGTTGCCTTTTCCTGCCTCAAGTTTTCATTGCAGCCCAAGGGTGTGCTGGGACCACAAAAATCTCTGACTAAAGACCCACTGCCCCATGGAGTCAACTGGGTCAGACCCAACCTCAGCATCATGACAACTCTGGTCCCCACATCAGCACCTGCTGATATCCCTGAAGCTGCTGATGTACCCCCACCTACCCCAGCCCCGCCAACACCACCTCCCCAGGAAGGGCCAGAGGGAAGACCCTCAAGATTCTCCTACAAGGGTCGAAACCCCTTCCGGAGGGGGCCCCAGATGCTGTCAG AGAACTGGCTCTTCAGCCCCCGCAGCCCCCCACCAGGAGCCCAGGGTGGGGGACCCGGGGATCCCGACCGGCACTCCAtgtccctgcccctgctgcaggGTCTGTCCTCGGAGTTCGACAGCGACGACTGA